The nucleotide sequence CATCGTGTCATCCATCCTTTCTTTTTTCATAACTGATATTATATTTCTGTTATGCAGTTTCTGAAAATACAATTTTCAAAATATGCTCTCTACTTAGAGTTCATGACACAGTTTTTTGAACACTCTCTAAAAGAACAGCTTTCAGTCAGACAAAAAGCGTTTCATCTTTCAGCCTTCTGCGTGAGGTATTATCTTTTTTATAAACCGCTGTGCTGAGTTTAAAGCTTCTTTAACCAGAACTGTTTCGTGTATCAGTCCTCTGTAGTATCCTGCTATATGAAGAGTGTCGTAAAGATAATCAAATTCTCTCATGAGTTTGCCATTGTTTACGGAAAGCTGCTTTCTTAGAACTCCCCTGTAAGCCTCTACCGACTTCGGAAGTTCCTTCTTAAGCAGTCCTCTCTGAATTAAAGCCTCATCTATGGCTTCAAGTATTGCCAAATAAGCCGTGCCAAAAGCCTCCCGTACAGGTTTAACGTCAGTATAAAAGTTGTCCTCTACTGGTGATTGGCTTAGTATT is from Nitrospirota bacterium and encodes:
- a CDS encoding DUF5618 family protein, whose translation is MIRRSKKYTQGEAYRYLANAREILSQSPVEDNFYTDVKPVREAFGTAYLAILEAIDEALIQRGLLKKELPKSVEAYRGVLRKQLSVNNGKLMREFDYLYDTLHIAGYYRGLIHETVLVKEALNSAQRFIKKIIPHAEG